Proteins from a genomic interval of Mycobacterium conspicuum:
- a CDS encoding cytochrome c biogenesis protein DipZ, protein MQTIALIGFLGGLITGISPCILPVLPVVFFSGAGDGSRARPYMVIAGLVCSFSVVTLAGSALLSALHLPQDAIRWAALVILTLIGLGLIFPPLMHLLERPFARIPQRLSVSGTRGFGLGLTLGALYVPCAGPVLAAIVVAGGTGSIGLPTLVLTATFAVGAALPLLAFALAGQRISAFRRRQRAIQIAGGITMIVLAVALVFNLPAVLQRAVPDYTAAMQKGIGATDVQRKLNRGGMPKGQLADCTEGFARLQQCGPAPAIVGITQWLNTPGGKPIDLASLRGKVVLIDFWAYSCINCQRAIPHVVDWYNRYRSDGFVAIGVHTPEYAFEHVPANVASGAAALHIDYPVAIDNDYKTWNNYQNLYWPAEYLIDADGSVRHTKFGEGDYDGTERLIRDLLTDANAGARLPAPSNKADTTPQTRLTPETYLSPDRASNYAGTGDHYKAGDGTFTYPPQLPDDRFALRGRWTLDNQGATADSDDDAIALNYSAHAVYIVVGGTGTLTVTRDGKTITTPISGPPTLHQIVGDEPDTAHRDRLDVQVSKGLQVFSFTFG, encoded by the coding sequence ATGCAGACCATTGCGCTGATCGGGTTCCTCGGCGGCCTGATCACCGGCATCTCGCCGTGCATCCTGCCGGTGCTTCCCGTGGTGTTCTTCTCCGGTGCCGGAGACGGGTCCAGGGCACGGCCATATATGGTGATCGCCGGCCTGGTCTGCAGCTTCAGCGTGGTCACCCTGGCCGGCTCGGCGCTGTTGTCGGCGCTGCATCTGCCGCAGGACGCGATCCGGTGGGCCGCGCTGGTGATCTTGACGCTGATCGGTCTCGGATTGATCTTCCCGCCGCTGATGCATCTGCTGGAACGGCCGTTCGCGCGCATCCCCCAGCGGCTAAGTGTCAGCGGCACAAGAGGTTTCGGGCTCGGACTGACGTTGGGCGCGCTCTACGTGCCGTGTGCGGGACCCGTGCTGGCCGCGATTGTGGTCGCCGGCGGTACCGGGTCCATCGGCCTGCCGACGCTGGTGTTGACCGCGACGTTCGCCGTTGGTGCCGCCTTGCCGCTACTGGCTTTCGCACTGGCCGGCCAACGCATCTCGGCATTCCGTCGCCGCCAGCGCGCGATTCAGATCGCCGGCGGGATCACGATGATCGTGCTGGCCGTGGCGCTGGTGTTCAATCTTCCCGCGGTGCTGCAGCGCGCCGTCCCGGACTACACAGCGGCAATGCAGAAAGGGATTGGCGCCACTGATGTCCAGCGCAAGCTGAACCGGGGCGGCATGCCGAAGGGTCAACTGGCCGACTGCACAGAAGGTTTCGCCCGGCTGCAGCAGTGCGGACCGGCGCCCGCCATCGTCGGGATCACCCAGTGGCTCAACACCCCGGGCGGCAAACCGATCGACCTCGCGTCGTTGCGCGGCAAGGTGGTGCTGATCGACTTCTGGGCGTACTCGTGCATCAACTGCCAGCGCGCCATCCCCCACGTCGTCGACTGGTACAACCGCTATCGGAGCGACGGCTTCGTTGCCATCGGCGTGCACACTCCCGAGTACGCGTTCGAACATGTTCCCGCCAATGTGGCCAGCGGCGCCGCGGCGTTGCACATCGACTATCCCGTAGCGATCGACAACGACTACAAGACCTGGAACAACTACCAGAACCTGTACTGGCCGGCCGAGTACCTGATCGACGCCGACGGCTCCGTTCGGCACACCAAGTTTGGCGAGGGCGACTACGACGGCACCGAGAGGCTGATCCGCGACCTGCTCACGGACGCGAACGCGGGCGCCCGGCTGCCCGCTCCGTCGAACAAGGCCGACACCACACCACAGACCAGGCTCACCCCGGAGACCTACCTAAGCCCCGACCGCGCATCGAACTACGCCGGCACGGGCGATCACTACAAAGCCGGCGACGGGACATTCACCTACCCGCCACAGTTACCCGACGACCGGTTCGCGCTGCGCGGCCGCTGGACCTTGGACAACCAGGGCGCCACCGCCGACAGTGACGACGACGCGATTGCGCTGAATTACTCGGCGCACGCCGTCTATATCGTCGTCGGAGGTACCGGCACGCTCACAGTGACACGAGACGGGAAGACCATCACCACGCCGATCAGCGGGCCCCCGACCCTGCACCAAATCGTGGGCGACGAGCCGGACACCGCGCACCGCGATCGGCTCGACGTGCAGGTTAGCAAAGGCCTGCAAGTGTTTTCGTTCACGTTCGGGTAG
- a CDS encoding anti-sigma factor, producing MTEPTDFELLELATPYALHAMSDAERAELDRRLAGAPAPVAAAFADEVRGVREAMAVVSAATAAAPPEHLRAATLASTGPARSSQSRWRTAALASAAAAVVVGAAAFGVGVLMRPHPTQTMAEQIMTAPDVRTVSRPLANGTATVMFSRDRNAGVLVMNNVPPPAPGTVYQMWLIGSNGPTSAGTMGTAAVTPSTTHMFNDLGHSKALAFTVEPGTGSPQPTSTILAELPLS from the coding sequence ATGACCGAACCCACCGACTTCGAGCTGCTCGAGCTGGCCACACCGTATGCCCTGCATGCGATGTCAGACGCGGAGCGGGCCGAGCTCGACCGGCGGCTCGCCGGCGCACCCGCACCGGTCGCGGCGGCCTTCGCCGACGAAGTTCGCGGCGTACGTGAGGCGATGGCGGTCGTGTCGGCGGCGACTGCGGCCGCGCCTCCCGAGCACCTGCGAGCGGCGACGCTTGCCTCGACTGGGCCCGCTCGTAGTAGTCAGTCACGTTGGCGCACAGCAGCTTTGGCCTCCGCGGCGGCGGCGGTGGTGGTGGGTGCCGCAGCGTTCGGCGTCGGGGTGCTGATGCGGCCGCACCCCACACAGACGATGGCCGAGCAGATCATGACCGCCCCGGACGTGCGGACGGTGTCCCGCCCGCTCGCCAACGGGACGGCGACGGTGATGTTCTCCCGCGACCGCAACGCGGGCGTGCTGGTGATGAACAACGTGCCGCCGCCCGCCCCGGGCACCGTCTATCAGATGTGGCTGATCGGGTCCAACGGTCCGACGTCGGCGGGCACGATGGGCACCGCGGCCGTGACGCCGTCGACGACGCACATGTTCAACGACCTCGGCCACTCAAAGGCACTGGCGTTCACCGTCGAACCCGGCACCGGGTCGCCGCAGCCGACCAGCACGATCTTGGCCGAACTGCCCCTGAGCTGA
- a CDS encoding MMPL/RND family transporter, producing MLHVFSVPIILFWLAIAVIVSVFVPSLEEVGQERSVTLSPGDAPSVIALKHIGHAFNEGTTDSVAMIVLESDKPLGDDAHRFYDTMIRRLREDKTHVLSIQDFWGDPLTAAGAQSNDAKAATVQVNLAGNQGEQLASESVEAVRKIVDSTPAPPGVKAYVTGASALTADLHKSGDKSMVKITATTILVILVMLLFVYRSVTTVLLLLLTVGFELVIARGAVAAIGHFGLIGLSTFAVSLLTSLAIAAGTDYGIFIIGRYQEARHTGEDKETAFYTMYRGTAHVILGSGLTIAGATFCLSFARSPYFKTLGIPCAVGMVTAVLVALTLGPAVLTVAGRFGVFDPKRKLSVRGWRRIGTAVVRWPLPILAVSSAVALVGLLTLPGYKPSYDDRAYLPKDIPANQGFAAADRHFSQARMKPEILMIEANHDMRNPTDFLVLDKLAKGIFRVPGISRVQAITRPDGTTMDHTSIPFQMSMQNAGQMLTMKYQRDRMNDMLAQADEMSKTIATMQRMYSLMQQLDAVTHHMVGDTIEMQQITSELRDDIANFEDMWRPIRSYFYWEKHCFDIPICFSLRSVFDTIDGVDKIDDKLNTLVSDIKQLDTLLPQMLSQFPPMIDTMVNMRTMMLTMHSTMSGIFDQMDEMSDNATAMGHAFDASKNDDSFYLPPEVFKNADFKRAMKSFLSPDGHAARFIILHRGDPASAEGIASINAIRTAAEESTKGTPLEDSKFYLAGTGAVFKDISEGAKWDLVIAGISSLALIFIIMLILTRALIAAAVIVGTVAISLGASFGLSVLFWQHILGIPLHWMVIAMSVIVLLAVGSDYNLLLVSRFKQEIHAGLNTGIIRSMGGTGKVVTNAGLIFAATMASMVVSDVRMVGQVGTTIGLGLLFDTLIVRAFMTPSVAAILGRWFWWPMRVRSRPARVPQAPIERQADHAFAYSD from the coding sequence GCGGTCGGTCACGTTGAGCCCCGGGGACGCCCCATCGGTGATCGCGCTGAAACACATCGGCCACGCCTTCAACGAGGGAACGACCGACAGTGTGGCGATGATCGTGCTGGAAAGCGACAAGCCCTTGGGCGACGACGCGCACCGGTTCTACGACACCATGATTCGCAGGCTGCGCGAAGACAAGACGCACGTGCTCAGCATTCAAGACTTCTGGGGCGACCCGCTCACGGCGGCGGGCGCGCAAAGCAACGACGCCAAGGCCGCAACCGTCCAGGTGAATCTCGCCGGTAACCAAGGAGAGCAGCTGGCCAGCGAGTCCGTCGAGGCGGTCCGCAAGATCGTGGACAGCACGCCGGCGCCGCCGGGGGTCAAGGCGTATGTCACCGGGGCGTCGGCGCTGACCGCGGATTTGCACAAAAGCGGCGACAAATCCATGGTCAAGATCACCGCCACCACGATCCTGGTGATCCTGGTCATGCTGCTATTTGTCTATCGGTCCGTGACCACCGTGCTGCTGCTGCTGCTGACGGTGGGTTTCGAGCTGGTGATCGCCCGCGGAGCCGTCGCGGCAATCGGGCATTTCGGGCTCATCGGACTTTCCACCTTCGCCGTCAGCCTGCTCACCTCGCTGGCCATCGCCGCGGGGACGGACTACGGCATCTTCATCATCGGTCGCTACCAGGAAGCCCGCCACACCGGTGAGGACAAGGAAACGGCCTTCTACACCATGTATCGCGGGACGGCCCACGTCATCCTGGGCTCCGGCCTGACGATCGCCGGGGCAACGTTCTGTCTGAGTTTCGCGCGCAGTCCCTACTTCAAGACCCTGGGCATCCCGTGCGCGGTGGGCATGGTGACCGCGGTCTTGGTCGCCCTCACGCTGGGGCCGGCGGTTTTGACCGTGGCCGGACGCTTCGGGGTGTTCGACCCCAAGCGGAAATTGAGCGTGCGGGGCTGGCGGCGGATCGGCACCGCGGTAGTGCGCTGGCCGCTGCCCATTCTCGCCGTGAGCTCCGCGGTGGCCCTCGTCGGCCTACTCACACTGCCCGGCTACAAGCCCAGCTACGACGACCGGGCGTACCTGCCTAAAGATATTCCGGCCAATCAGGGCTTCGCGGCCGCCGATCGGCACTTTTCGCAGGCCCGCATGAAGCCGGAGATCTTGATGATCGAAGCCAACCACGACATGCGTAACCCGACGGACTTTTTGGTCTTGGACAAACTCGCCAAGGGCATCTTCCGGGTTCCGGGGATTTCGCGGGTGCAGGCGATCACCCGGCCCGACGGAACCACGATGGACCACACGTCGATCCCGTTTCAGATGAGCATGCAAAACGCCGGGCAGATGCTGACCATGAAATACCAGCGCGACCGGATGAACGACATGCTCGCCCAGGCCGACGAGATGAGCAAGACGATCGCCACCATGCAGCGGATGTACTCCTTGATGCAGCAACTCGACGCGGTCACCCACCACATGGTCGGGGACACGATCGAGATGCAACAAATCACGTCCGAGCTACGCGATGACATCGCGAACTTCGAAGACATGTGGCGTCCCATTCGCAGCTACTTCTATTGGGAGAAACACTGTTTCGACATTCCGATCTGCTTTTCGTTACGGTCGGTTTTCGACACGATCGACGGTGTCGACAAGATCGACGACAAACTCAACACCCTGGTGAGTGACATCAAGCAGCTCGACACGCTATTGCCGCAGATGCTCTCCCAGTTCCCGCCGATGATCGACACCATGGTGAACATGCGCACGATGATGCTCACGATGCACAGCACCATGTCGGGCATCTTCGATCAGATGGACGAGATGAGCGACAACGCGACGGCCATGGGTCACGCTTTCGACGCGTCGAAGAACGACGATTCGTTCTACCTGCCGCCAGAGGTCTTCAAGAACGCGGACTTCAAACGCGCCATGAAGAGTTTCCTGTCCCCGGACGGGCACGCGGCGCGCTTCATCATCTTGCATCGCGGCGATCCCGCATCGGCCGAGGGGATCGCGAGCATCAACGCGATCCGCACCGCGGCCGAAGAGTCCACCAAGGGAACACCTTTGGAGGACTCGAAGTTTTACCTGGCCGGAACCGGCGCGGTGTTCAAGGACATCTCCGAGGGCGCGAAATGGGATCTGGTGATCGCCGGAATCTCTTCGCTGGCCCTGATTTTCATCATCATGCTGATCCTGACCCGCGCGTTGATCGCTGCCGCGGTCATCGTGGGCACGGTGGCGATTTCCCTGGGCGCCTCCTTCGGGCTCTCGGTGTTGTTCTGGCAGCACATTCTCGGTATCCCCTTGCACTGGATGGTCATTGCGATGTCGGTCATCGTGCTGTTGGCCGTGGGATCCGACTACAACCTGCTACTGGTGTCCCGGTTCAAACAGGAAATACACGCCGGGCTCAACACCGGGATCATCCGATCCATGGGTGGCACCGGCAAGGTGGTCACCAACGCGGGCTTGATATTTGCGGCCACCATGGCGTCCATGGTCGTCAGTGACGTTCGCATGGTCGGACAGGTAGGCACCACGATCGGGTTGGGCCTGCTGTTCGACACGTTGATTGTCCGTGCCTTCATGACACCGTCCGTCGCCGCGATCCTGGGGCGCTGGTTCTGGTGGCCGATGCGGGTGCGTTCAAGGCCCGCCCGGGTACCGCAAGCACCGATCGAACGCCAGGCGGACCATGCTTTCGCCTACAGCGACTAA
- a CDS encoding sigma-70 family RNA polymerase sigma factor, with amino-acid sequence MTATPEPSGDLAALLRRVARGDRAAFGAFYDQTSPRVYGLVVRVLRDAGYSEETTQEVYLEVWRSASGYDPAKGSALAWLLTMAHRRAVDRVRAEQAATRRESRYGAANIDPASGPSGDTVADSAIAGDERRRVLACLEALTAAQRECIDLAYYGGLTYAEVSQRLATNLSTIKSRMRDALRGLRNCLDVS; translated from the coding sequence ATGACCGCGACGCCAGAGCCGAGCGGCGACCTGGCGGCCCTGCTGCGCCGGGTCGCACGTGGCGATCGCGCGGCCTTCGGCGCGTTCTACGACCAGACCAGTCCCCGGGTCTACGGACTGGTGGTTCGGGTGTTGCGTGATGCCGGCTATAGCGAGGAAACCACCCAGGAGGTCTATCTCGAAGTGTGGCGCAGCGCATCGGGATACGACCCCGCCAAAGGGTCTGCGCTGGCCTGGCTGCTGACCATGGCGCATCGGCGCGCCGTCGACCGGGTGCGCGCCGAGCAGGCCGCCACCCGCCGCGAATCTCGTTACGGCGCAGCCAATATCGATCCGGCAAGCGGCCCCTCCGGCGACACCGTAGCCGACTCGGCGATCGCCGGCGACGAGCGCCGGCGGGTGCTCGCCTGCCTCGAGGCGCTGACGGCCGCCCAGCGGGAATGCATCGACCTCGCCTACTACGGCGGCCTGACCTATGCCGAGGTGTCGCAGCGGTTGGCCACCAACCTGTCGACTATCAAGTCGCGCATGCGCGATGCGCTGCGCGGCCTGCGTAACTGCCTGGACGTGTCATGA
- a CDS encoding PE family protein, with amino-acid sequence MSFLIATPQLVTAAAGDLASIGSAIVSANAAAAAQTTGVLPAGADSVSAAIAALLGEHAQVYRALSAQAEAFHDQCVQTLRAAAHSYAATEADNVSSLQSIHGTQ; translated from the coding sequence ATGTCATTCCTAATTGCGACGCCGCAGCTGGTGACGGCGGCAGCAGGGGATCTGGCTAGCATCGGGTCGGCGATCGTGTCGGCGAATGCGGCCGCGGCGGCCCAGACCACTGGCGTGTTGCCGGCTGGCGCCGACTCGGTGTCTGCGGCGATTGCGGCGCTACTTGGCGAACACGCCCAGGTCTATCGGGCGCTCAGCGCCCAAGCGGAGGCCTTTCATGATCAGTGCGTTCAGACCCTAAGAGCCGCCGCCCACTCTTACGCGGCCACCGAGGCCGACAACGTGTCGTCGCTGCAGAGCATTCACGGCACCCAATAG